A section of the Streptomyces sp. CG1 genome encodes:
- a CDS encoding alpha-2,8-polysialyltransferase family protein has product MTTQIFQASTLYGTATLAAALDSGCFGPADRRILLVCNNAASPETTPALDEAPGFEKLRDRFDEVISYNETIFPFHPGGWAPRVDDMPLWERFLRHEWQLGDDDVELAVESIQVNPSLALGQIFTGAPVTVYADGLMSYGPTRNKIDPLVGTRVDRVLHLDLVPGLKPLLLTEFDVPGEIVPTAAFTKVLAALAPSGAELPEVEEPALLLGQYLSALDILTTEQEENQHLRMLRGAAALGHSKVVFKPHPSAPAGFTRSLEQEAEKLKVELTVVDTPVLAEVLYQRMRPALVVGCFSTALLTAKALYGLPVARIGTETLLEHLAPYENSNRIPVTIVDALLPELGDRAGVTEQRAGMDVEVLGALIRAVGFAMQPKIYPSLREHAETWLAKNLNARTVRYFKRRRLSSLALPGGVPAQLAFIPRNATVRRVARTARSLRQRVRG; this is encoded by the coding sequence GTGACCACTCAGATCTTCCAGGCGTCGACCCTGTACGGCACGGCCACGCTGGCCGCCGCCCTGGACTCCGGCTGCTTCGGCCCGGCCGACCGGCGGATCCTGCTGGTCTGCAACAACGCGGCCTCGCCCGAGACCACACCGGCGCTGGACGAGGCGCCCGGCTTCGAGAAGCTGCGCGACCGCTTCGACGAGGTGATCTCGTACAACGAGACCATCTTCCCGTTCCACCCGGGCGGCTGGGCGCCCCGCGTCGACGACATGCCGCTTTGGGAACGCTTCCTGCGGCATGAATGGCAACTGGGCGACGACGACGTGGAGTTGGCCGTCGAGTCGATCCAGGTCAACCCGTCCCTGGCGCTCGGCCAGATCTTCACCGGCGCGCCGGTGACGGTCTACGCCGACGGCCTGATGAGCTACGGCCCCACCCGCAACAAGATCGACCCGCTGGTCGGCACCCGGGTGGACCGGGTGCTGCACCTGGACCTGGTGCCGGGCCTGAAGCCGCTGCTGCTCACCGAGTTCGACGTGCCGGGCGAGATCGTGCCGACGGCCGCGTTCACCAAGGTGCTCGCCGCACTCGCGCCCTCCGGCGCCGAGCTGCCGGAGGTCGAGGAGCCCGCGCTGCTGCTCGGCCAGTACCTGTCGGCGCTGGACATCCTCACCACCGAGCAGGAGGAGAACCAGCATCTGCGGATGCTGCGGGGCGCGGCCGCGCTCGGGCACAGCAAGGTGGTGTTCAAGCCGCACCCGTCCGCCCCGGCCGGCTTCACCCGCTCCCTGGAGCAGGAGGCGGAGAAGCTGAAGGTCGAACTGACCGTGGTGGACACGCCGGTCCTGGCCGAGGTGCTGTACCAGCGGATGCGTCCCGCGCTGGTCGTCGGCTGCTTCTCCACCGCCCTGCTCACGGCGAAGGCGCTCTACGGCCTGCCCGTCGCCCGGATCGGCACCGAGACGCTGCTGGAGCACCTGGCGCCGTACGAGAACAGCAACCGGATCCCGGTGACCATCGTCGACGCGCTGCTGCCCGAACTCGGCGACCGTGCCGGGGTGACCGAGCAGCGCGCCGGCATGGACGTCGAGGTGCTCGGTGCGCTGATCCGCGCGGTGGGCTTCGCGATGCAGCCGAAGATCTACCCGAGCCTGCGCGAGCACGCCGAGACCTGGCTCGCCAAGAACCTGAACGCGCGCACCGTGCGCTACTTCAAGCGCCGACGGCTGTCCTCACTGGCCCTGCCCGGTGGGGTGCCCGCCCAGCTGGCGTTCATCCCGCGCAACGCGACGGTCCGCCGGGTGGCCCGCACGGCACGCAGCCTGCGTCAGCGCGTACGCGGCTAG
- a CDS encoding glycosyltransferase family 2 protein, which yields MVKLSVIVPFYNVQQYAPDTLTSLKANAREDFEFILVDDCSRDGTPAILARAERELPGAVLVRHEQNGGLATARNTGIDRARGEYLTFLDGDDWLAPGYFPQLVSAMDELGCDFIRTDHVQCTARSRQVFRVPVGRRNVVLSPREAILPADRSTSVDYAYAWAGIYHRRLVDKSLLHFTDGLRTAEDRPWIWKLHREAESFAAVSMLGVFYRRGVASSLTQIGDVRQLDFIRAFDQVVAETAQDRDADELLPKAVRTYCAIISHHLGSIERFEPPVARKLKSMSAAALRRMPQDVLDDALDSMDIQRAGKLRRLRRRPASAGAAA from the coding sequence GTGGTCAAGCTCTCCGTCATCGTGCCGTTCTACAACGTGCAGCAATACGCGCCCGACACGCTCACGAGCCTGAAGGCGAACGCGCGTGAGGACTTCGAATTCATTCTCGTCGACGACTGTTCCCGCGACGGGACACCAGCGATTCTCGCGCGCGCGGAACGCGAGCTGCCCGGGGCCGTCCTGGTCCGGCACGAGCAGAACGGGGGGCTGGCGACCGCCCGCAACACCGGTATCGACCGCGCGCGCGGCGAGTACCTGACCTTCCTGGACGGCGACGACTGGCTCGCCCCCGGCTACTTCCCGCAGCTGGTCTCCGCCATGGACGAGCTGGGCTGCGACTTCATCCGCACCGACCATGTGCAGTGCACCGCGCGCTCGCGCCAGGTGTTCCGGGTCCCGGTCGGCCGGCGGAACGTGGTGCTGAGCCCGCGCGAGGCGATCCTGCCCGCCGACCGGTCGACGTCCGTGGACTACGCGTACGCCTGGGCGGGCATCTACCACCGCCGTCTGGTCGACAAGAGCCTGCTGCACTTCACCGATGGGCTGCGCACGGCCGAGGACCGGCCGTGGATCTGGAAGTTGCACCGGGAGGCGGAATCCTTCGCCGCGGTGAGCATGCTGGGTGTTTTCTACCGGCGCGGGGTCGCCTCGTCACTCACCCAGATCGGTGATGTCCGGCAACTCGATTTCATTCGGGCATTCGATCAGGTCGTCGCGGAAACCGCCCAGGACCGGGATGCGGACGAGCTGCTGCCGAAGGCGGTCCGCACCTATTGCGCCATCATTTCCCATCATCTGGGATCCATCGAAAGGTTCGAGCCCCCGGTGGCGAGAAAACTGAAATCCATGAGTGCCGCGGCCCTGCGGCGCATGCCGCAGGACGTGCTGGACGACGCGCTGGACTCGATGGACATCCAGCGCGCCGGCAAGCTGCGCCGGCTGCGCCGCCGTCCCGCCTCCGCGGGGGCCGCCGCGTGA
- a CDS encoding DUF6716 putative glycosyltransferase: protein MPASATKSLRVAVLADSDTRWKWGALTAQRLAPTDAEIRLDGYLLRGRATPTARQLKEVGVRADSLREVTGIEFLRAMGGTAEDPYDVLILALVGGGVQAMLHGLRATWAGAGRRPVVVTGYVGVVYEKLADGLLLRHGADLVLANSRHDADRFRAVYEGVGADASSVTEVALPFLGGAPYPGEHDPYTVVFAAQPSVPESRKDRTYLLNRLIQHARKHPEREVLLKLRSKPGEHTTHIEELPYQKLVQGRNVPANFRLVYGHMSEVLDRTDLLVTVSSTAALEALHRRIPTAVLTDLGVREVLGNHHFTGSGCLASWAQLDAGHRPAPDAEWVSRQGVAAGGTPSGGGSYDSYFAVARERIAKLLDRPGGLPPLTPYYTPETAPGYLPGILARHHLGPDGVPLPGAPAADKEPGAVRQIVRRAARGAYRHGVQRVAPVIRRMGEL, encoded by the coding sequence GTGCCAGCAAGTGCTACGAAGTCCCTGCGGGTCGCCGTCCTCGCCGATTCCGACACCCGGTGGAAGTGGGGCGCGCTCACCGCGCAACGCCTCGCTCCCACGGACGCCGAGATCCGGCTCGACGGCTACCTCCTGCGGGGACGCGCCACCCCGACAGCCCGCCAGCTGAAGGAGGTCGGCGTCCGCGCCGACTCCCTGCGTGAGGTCACCGGCATCGAGTTCCTGCGTGCCATGGGCGGCACCGCCGAAGACCCGTACGACGTACTCATCCTCGCGCTCGTCGGCGGCGGCGTCCAGGCCATGCTGCACGGCCTGCGCGCCACCTGGGCCGGTGCCGGCAGGCGTCCCGTCGTCGTCACCGGATATGTCGGTGTCGTCTACGAGAAGCTCGCCGACGGACTGCTGCTGCGGCACGGCGCGGACCTCGTCCTCGCCAACTCCCGGCACGACGCGGACCGCTTCCGCGCCGTGTACGAGGGCGTGGGCGCCGATGCCTCCTCCGTCACCGAGGTCGCGCTGCCCTTCCTCGGCGGGGCGCCGTACCCCGGTGAACACGACCCGTACACCGTGGTGTTCGCGGCCCAGCCGTCCGTCCCGGAGAGCCGCAAGGACCGTACGTACCTGCTGAACCGGCTCATCCAGCACGCCCGCAAGCACCCCGAGCGCGAGGTGCTGCTGAAGCTGCGTTCCAAGCCGGGCGAACACACCACCCACATCGAGGAGTTGCCGTACCAGAAGCTGGTCCAGGGCAGGAACGTGCCCGCCAACTTCCGCCTGGTGTACGGCCATATGAGCGAGGTGCTGGACCGCACCGACCTGCTGGTCACGGTCAGCTCCACGGCCGCCCTGGAGGCCCTGCACCGCCGTATCCCCACGGCCGTCCTCACCGACCTGGGCGTGCGCGAGGTACTCGGCAACCACCACTTCACCGGCTCCGGCTGCCTCGCCTCCTGGGCCCAGCTCGACGCCGGGCACCGGCCGGCGCCCGACGCGGAGTGGGTGTCCCGGCAGGGCGTCGCGGCTGGGGGTACCCCCTCTGGGGGAGGCTCGTACGACTCCTATTTCGCTGTCGCCCGCGAACGCATCGCCAAGCTGCTGGACCGACCAGGGGGGCTGCCGCCCCTCACCCCCTACTACACCCCCGAGACCGCGCCCGGCTATCTGCCCGGCATCCTCGCCCGGCACCACCTCGGTCCCGACGGCGTCCCGTTGCCCGGCGCGCCCGCCGCCGACAAGGAGCCCGGAGCCGTCCGCCAGATCGTGCGCCGCGCCGCGCGCGGCGCCTACCGCCACGGCGTGCAGCGGGTCGCCCCGGTCATCCGGCGGATGGGGGAGCTGTGA
- a CDS encoding NTP transferase domain-containing protein yields the protein MSNPEAGQGAAMRRVLAVIPARGGSKGVPAKNLAPVGGVPLVARAVRECRATRLVTDVVVSTDDQAIAAAAREAGAEVVLRPAAIAGDTATSEAAVLHAMDAHEALHGAAVDVVLLVQCTSPFIVREDIDGVVGAVVDNGADTAVTVAPFHGFIWRDGADTPGAPAGGFGVNHDKSFRPRRQDRPQDLLETGAAYAMDAAGFRKHQHRFFGHTELVRTDPARVLEIDDPHDLARARALAPLFDADRPGSLPTADDIDAVVLDFDGTQTDDRVLIDSEGREFVSVHRGDGLGIAALRKSGLTMLILSTEQNPVVAARARKLKLPVLHGVERKDLALKQWCEEQGIAPERVLYVGNDVNDLPCFALVGWPVAVASAHDVVRGAARAVTTVPGGDGAIREIAGWILGPSLDSLPQSPRKDISR from the coding sequence ATGTCCAACCCGGAAGCGGGCCAAGGCGCTGCGATGCGCCGAGTGCTCGCGGTGATCCCCGCACGCGGCGGCTCCAAGGGCGTGCCCGCGAAGAACCTCGCGCCCGTCGGCGGCGTTCCGCTGGTCGCCCGTGCCGTCCGCGAGTGCCGGGCGACCCGGCTGGTGACCGACGTCGTCGTCTCCACCGACGACCAGGCCATCGCCGCCGCCGCGCGGGAGGCCGGCGCCGAGGTCGTGCTGCGCCCGGCCGCCATCGCCGGGGACACGGCGACCTCCGAGGCCGCCGTCCTGCACGCCATGGACGCCCACGAGGCGCTGCACGGCGCGGCGGTCGACGTGGTCCTGCTCGTGCAGTGCACCAGCCCGTTCATCGTCCGCGAGGACATCGACGGGGTGGTCGGCGCGGTCGTGGACAACGGCGCGGACACGGCGGTCACGGTGGCCCCCTTCCACGGGTTCATCTGGCGGGACGGCGCCGACACCCCCGGCGCGCCGGCCGGCGGCTTCGGCGTCAACCACGACAAGTCCTTCCGCCCCCGCCGACAGGACCGGCCGCAGGACCTGCTGGAGACCGGCGCCGCCTACGCGATGGACGCGGCTGGCTTCCGCAAGCACCAGCACCGCTTCTTCGGCCACACCGAGCTGGTCCGCACCGACCCGGCGCGCGTGCTGGAGATCGACGACCCGCACGACCTGGCCCGGGCCCGCGCCTTGGCCCCCCTCTTCGACGCGGACCGCCCCGGTTCGCTGCCGACCGCCGACGACATCGACGCGGTCGTACTCGACTTCGACGGCACCCAGACCGACGACCGGGTGCTGATCGATTCCGAGGGACGGGAGTTCGTCTCCGTGCACCGCGGTGACGGACTCGGCATCGCGGCCCTGCGCAAGAGCGGCCTGACGATGCTGATCCTGTCCACGGAACAGAACCCTGTGGTCGCCGCCCGCGCCCGGAAGCTGAAGCTCCCGGTGCTGCACGGCGTCGAGCGCAAGGACCTCGCGCTGAAGCAGTGGTGCGAGGAGCAGGGCATCGCGCCGGAGCGCGTGCTCTACGTCGGCAACGACGTCAACGACCTCCCGTGCTTCGCCCTCGTCGGCTGGCCCGTGGCGGTCGCGAGCGCCCACGACGTCGTACGCGGCGCCGCACGCGCGGTCACCACCGTCCCCGGCGGTGATGGCGCGATCCGAGAGATCGCCGGCTGGATCCTCGGCCCCTCTCTCGATTCCCTCCCCCAGTCCCCACGTAAGGACATCTCCCGATGA
- a CDS encoding N-acetylneuraminate synthase family protein: MSTNSRLRTFGSREVGPGRPVYICGEIGINHNGELENAFKLIDVAAEAGCDAVKFQKRTPEICTPRDQWDIERDTPWGRMTYIDYRHRVEFGEDEYRQIDEYCKEKGIAWFASPWDTEAVAFLEKFDVPAHKVASASLTDDELLKALRSTGRSVILSTGMSTPKQIRHAVEVLGSENILMCHATSTYPAKAEELNLRVINTLEKEYPNVPIGYSGHETGLQTTLAAVALGAVFVERHITLDRAMWGSDQAASVEPQGLTRLVRDIRTIEASLGDGVKKVYDSELGPMKKLRRVAGVVAEAEIAAAAGEPVTV, from the coding sequence ATGAGCACCAACTCCCGTCTGCGTACGTTCGGTTCGCGCGAGGTCGGCCCCGGCCGTCCCGTCTACATCTGCGGCGAGATCGGCATCAACCACAACGGTGAGCTGGAGAACGCGTTCAAGCTGATCGACGTGGCCGCCGAGGCCGGCTGTGACGCCGTCAAGTTCCAGAAGCGCACCCCGGAGATCTGCACCCCGCGCGACCAGTGGGACATCGAGCGCGACACCCCCTGGGGCCGGATGACCTACATCGACTACCGCCACCGTGTGGAGTTCGGTGAGGACGAGTACCGCCAGATCGACGAGTACTGCAAGGAGAAGGGGATCGCCTGGTTCGCCTCCCCGTGGGACACCGAGGCCGTCGCCTTCCTGGAGAAGTTCGACGTCCCCGCCCACAAGGTGGCGAGCGCCTCCCTGACCGACGACGAGCTGCTGAAGGCCCTCCGCTCGACGGGCCGCTCGGTCATCCTCTCCACGGGCATGTCCACCCCGAAGCAGATCCGCCACGCGGTCGAGGTCCTCGGCTCGGAGAACATCCTGATGTGCCACGCCACTTCGACGTACCCCGCGAAGGCCGAGGAGCTGAACCTCCGCGTGATCAACACGCTGGAGAAGGAGTACCCGAACGTCCCGATCGGCTACTCGGGCCACGAGACGGGCCTGCAGACCACGCTGGCGGCGGTTGCCCTGGGTGCTGTGTTCGTCGAGCGCCACATCACCCTCGACCGCGCCATGTGGGGCTCCGACCAGGCCGCCTCCGTCGAGCCGCAGGGCCTCACGCGTCTGGTCCGCGACATCCGCACCATCGAGGCCTCCCTCGGTGACGGCGTCAAGAAAGTCTACGACTCCGAGCTGGGCCCCATGAAGAAGCTGCGCCGCGTCGCCGGCGTCGTCGCCGAGGCGGAGATCGCCGCGGCAGCGGGCGAGCCGGTCACGGTCTGA
- a CDS encoding VOC family protein, whose amino-acid sequence MSHDQPYPHESKPSAAAVQLNHTAVYASDRHLSAEFVAAILGLKVGAPFGPFLPVDLGNGVTLDYYEKRDEPIQSQHYAFLVPEEQFDAMIARLEAAGVTYYADPGHTEPGRNNRLFGGRGAYFDDPDGHNMEIMTRPYVRP is encoded by the coding sequence ATGTCCCATGACCAGCCGTACCCGCACGAGTCCAAGCCTTCAGCGGCTGCCGTACAGCTGAACCACACCGCCGTCTACGCAAGCGACCGGCACCTGTCCGCCGAGTTCGTCGCCGCGATTCTGGGCCTGAAGGTCGGTGCCCCGTTCGGGCCGTTCCTGCCCGTCGACCTCGGCAACGGCGTGACGCTCGACTACTACGAGAAGAGGGACGAGCCGATCCAGTCGCAGCACTACGCCTTCCTCGTGCCGGAGGAACAGTTCGACGCCATGATCGCCCGCCTGGAGGCGGCCGGGGTCACCTACTACGCCGACCCGGGCCACACCGAACCGGGCCGGAACAACCGTCTGTTCGGCGGTCGCGGCGCCTACTTCGACGACCCGGACGGCCACAACATGGAGATCATGACTCGGCCCTACGTCCGGCCCTAG
- a CDS encoding DUF397 domain-containing protein — protein sequence MPPTDNWRKSSYSGGGDGNNCVEIAPRPTHIAIRDSKDPALGTLTIPTEAFTPFIQALKETQRP from the coding sequence GTGCCCCCCACCGACAACTGGCGGAAGTCGTCCTACTCCGGCGGCGGCGACGGCAACAACTGCGTGGAAATCGCCCCCCGCCCCACCCACATAGCCATCCGAGACTCCAAAGACCCTGCCCTCGGCACCCTCACCATCCCCACCGAAGCCTTCACCCCCTTCATCCAAGCCCTGAAAGAGACCCAGCGCCCCTAG
- a CDS encoding helix-turn-helix domain-containing protein: MAKRIEPTARQMRLAIELRRLRDAAGLSSREAAALLGVSAPQISQIESGLAGVSEKRVRRLAANYSCTDEELVDALVAMATDRARGWWEEYRELLPTPFLDLAELEHHSTHRRDVEFLVIPGLLQTEDYARAAFSSRIPELPDEELELRVRHRMQRKVILERPDPIPYEAVVHEAALRIKLGDRATSRAQLARVLEVSEADHVTVRVITFDLDGFGGAWTPMMLAGGAVPRLDTAARDHPDGTGFIDSEAQLGVLRTLFRKVEAASLDPTRSRDFIHRLAKEL, from the coding sequence GTGGCAAAGAGGATCGAACCGACGGCACGGCAGATGCGCCTGGCGATCGAACTGCGCAGACTCCGCGACGCAGCAGGCCTCTCGTCACGGGAGGCGGCAGCTCTACTCGGGGTGAGCGCTCCCCAGATCAGCCAGATCGAGTCCGGCCTCGCCGGTGTCAGCGAAAAGCGGGTACGTCGTCTCGCCGCCAACTACTCCTGCACCGACGAAGAGTTGGTCGATGCTCTGGTGGCCATGGCCACCGACCGCGCGCGAGGCTGGTGGGAGGAGTACCGGGAGCTGCTCCCCACGCCGTTCCTCGACCTCGCCGAGCTGGAGCATCACTCGACACACCGACGCGACGTGGAGTTCCTGGTCATCCCGGGCCTTCTCCAGACGGAGGATTACGCCCGGGCCGCGTTCTCCTCCAGGATTCCCGAACTCCCGGACGAGGAGCTGGAGCTACGGGTGCGGCACCGGATGCAACGCAAGGTCATCCTCGAAAGGCCTGACCCCATCCCGTACGAGGCGGTTGTCCACGAAGCGGCACTCCGTATCAAGCTCGGCGATCGCGCCACCTCTCGAGCCCAGCTCGCCCGCGTTCTCGAGGTCTCCGAAGCCGACCACGTCACGGTGCGCGTCATCACCTTCGACCTGGATGGCTTCGGCGGAGCCTGGACCCCGATGATGCTCGCGGGAGGTGCCGTACCAAGGCTGGACACTGCCGCTCGAGACCATCCCGACGGCACCGGGTTCATCGACTCCGAAGCTCAACTCGGCGTCCTGCGAACCCTCTTCCGTAAAGTAGAAGCGGCGTCGCTCGACCCGACCCGTTCCCGTGACTTCATCCACAGACTGGCCAAGGAACTGTGA
- a CDS encoding ATP-binding protein: MPESESWDYTLYIPNDFRAVTVCRRTLRLILTLHGLIGIVDTAELLAAELVSNAVRHTKGPAALRVRRTPEGTVWIGAWDTDPAPPDPPRPLEQVAELEDGRGLGLVKACAEYWGWQPTARFGDRGKYVWCELGAA, encoded by the coding sequence ATGCCCGAAAGCGAGTCCTGGGACTACACCCTCTACATCCCCAACGACTTCAGAGCCGTCACCGTCTGCCGCCGCACCCTGCGCCTGATCCTCACCCTGCACGGGCTGATCGGGATCGTGGACACCGCAGAACTGCTGGCGGCTGAGCTGGTCTCCAATGCCGTACGCCACACCAAGGGGCCCGCCGCCCTCAGGGTCCGCCGTACCCCGGAGGGCACCGTGTGGATCGGGGCCTGGGACACCGACCCCGCCCCGCCGGACCCACCACGACCGTTGGAGCAGGTGGCCGAGCTGGAGGACGGAAGAGGGCTGGGGCTGGTGAAGGCCTGTGCGGAGTACTGGGGGTGGCAGCCCACGGCTCGGTTCGGGGATCGAGGGAAGTACGTGTGGTGTGAGCTCGGGGCCGCGTGA
- a CDS encoding DUF1259 domain-containing protein, with product MLGSALAEGPVAQALDRGARGDVPESLQRPLVTLPADWQAVAEELDGVGGLGADGVVYRLTFPRYDLDLSSHGVGGLVEASFAAFARYPDGRTMLMGDVVATEAEVQRVTDALQDHGLAQTAIHKHLPAHRPQLWWTHVHGAAVDPVALARAMRAGLDATATPGPRQPDTSPPAGLDTAAIDAALGAKGRSEDGYRFSFARRETVSDGGRVVPGAMGVTTAVTFFPAGGGRAAVTGDFVMIAGEVQRVIKILRNGGISVVELHNHFLNDQPRLFYLHFWAVGDAVPLARTLRTAKAATNLASSS from the coding sequence GTGCTGGGGTCCGCTCTGGCCGAGGGGCCCGTGGCGCAGGCTCTCGACCGGGGCGCTCGCGGTGACGTACCCGAGTCGCTGCAGCGGCCGCTCGTGACGCTTCCGGCGGACTGGCAGGCCGTGGCCGAGGAGCTGGACGGGGTGGGTGGGCTGGGTGCGGACGGTGTCGTGTACCGCTTGACGTTTCCCCGCTATGACCTGGATCTGTCCTCGCACGGGGTCGGCGGGCTGGTGGAGGCGTCGTTCGCGGCGTTCGCCCGTTACCCGGACGGCCGCACGATGCTCATGGGTGACGTGGTCGCCACCGAGGCCGAGGTGCAGCGGGTCACCGATGCCCTGCAGGATCATGGTCTGGCGCAGACCGCGATTCACAAGCATCTTCCTGCTCATCGGCCCCAGCTGTGGTGGACGCATGTGCATGGGGCCGCGGTCGATCCGGTGGCCCTCGCCCGCGCCATGCGCGCCGGTCTGGACGCCACCGCCACCCCCGGGCCCCGTCAGCCCGACACTTCACCGCCGGCCGGCCTCGACACCGCCGCCATCGACGCCGCGCTCGGCGCCAAGGGCAGGAGCGAGGACGGCTACCGTTTCTCCTTCGCCCGCCGGGAGACGGTCAGCGACGGCGGCCGTGTCGTGCCAGGCGCCATGGGAGTCACGACCGCTGTCACCTTCTTCCCCGCAGGGGGTGGGCGTGCCGCGGTTACCGGGGACTTCGTCATGATCGCCGGCGAGGTGCAGCGGGTCATCAAGATCCTGCGGAACGGCGGGATCAGCGTCGTCGAGTTGCACAATCACTTTCTGAACGACCAGCCCCGCCTCTTCTACCTGCACTTCTGGGCCGTCGGCGACGCCGTGCCGCTGGCCCGGACCCTCCGGACCGCCAAAGCCGCCACGAACCTCGCGTCCAGCTCCTGA
- a CDS encoding class I SAM-dependent methyltransferase, translating into MTDTFLHTTRSSYDAIAKDYAAQFPAGGWHPFDRTLITAFAELVTAHGTAPVADLGSGPGHVTALLDELGVPVFGVDLSPAMVTLARDTYPQLRFHLGSMTSLDLPDATLGGILALYSTIHVPDAHLPTAFAEFHRTLLPGGHALLAFQTSTEPGQLHLPERFGHEIDLDYYWRTPDQVSALLTEAGLELVATARREPTGEENRARAFVLARRPASDS; encoded by the coding sequence GTGACCGACACCTTCCTGCACACGACTCGCAGCTCCTACGACGCGATCGCCAAGGACTACGCGGCCCAGTTCCCGGCCGGCGGCTGGCATCCCTTCGACCGCACCCTGATCACCGCCTTCGCCGAGCTGGTCACCGCGCACGGCACGGCCCCCGTGGCCGACCTGGGCAGCGGCCCCGGCCACGTCACCGCGCTCCTCGACGAGCTGGGCGTGCCCGTCTTCGGCGTAGACCTCTCCCCCGCGATGGTGACGCTGGCCCGCGACACATACCCCCAACTGCGCTTCCACCTCGGCTCGATGACGTCCCTGGACCTGCCGGACGCCACCCTGGGCGGCATCCTCGCCCTGTACTCGACGATCCACGTGCCCGACGCCCACCTGCCGACGGCCTTCGCCGAGTTCCACCGCACCCTGCTGCCCGGCGGCCACGCCCTCCTCGCCTTCCAGACCAGCACCGAGCCCGGCCAGCTCCACCTGCCGGAGCGCTTCGGCCACGAGATCGACCTGGACTACTACTGGCGCACTCCGGACCAGGTCAGCGCCCTGCTGACGGAGGCGGGTCTGGAGCTGGTGGCGACGGCACGCAGGGAACCGACCGGAGAGGAGAACCGCGCACGCGCCTTCGTCCTGGCCCGCAGGCCGGCCAGCGATTCCTGA
- a CDS encoding amidohydrolase has protein sequence MSLESEAGLAGDVLPGVLSEALHAELIAFRRDLHMHPELGNQEFRTTAAIKERLERAGLRPRVLAKGTGLVCDIGTAEGERSAVPLLALRADIDALPIPDTKTDCPYRSTVPDRAHACGHDVHTTVVLGTGLVLADLHAKGLLPRPVRLLFQPAEEVLPGGALDAIEDGVLKGVGRILAVHCDPRVDAGKIGLRHGAITSACDRLEVALDGPGGHTARPHLTTDLVTAAARVAVDVPAVIGRRVDARVGLVLTWGRIESGHAPNVIPQHAELSGTVRCLDLDAWRQAPDIVHAAIDEVATLHRAKSEITYVRGVPPVVNDKESTELLRRAMAARRGRRSVESTEQSLGGEDYSWYLEQVPGAMARLGVRSPGERTVRDLHQGDFDVDEHAIKVGVEMFTAAAFLEPNAV, from the coding sequence ATGTCCCTAGAGTCCGAGGCCGGCCTCGCGGGGGATGTGCTCCCCGGCGTGCTGAGCGAAGCCCTGCACGCCGAACTCATCGCCTTCCGTCGCGACTTGCACATGCACCCTGAGCTGGGCAATCAGGAGTTCCGTACGACAGCCGCGATCAAGGAGCGGCTGGAGCGGGCCGGGCTTCGGCCCCGAGTGCTCGCCAAGGGAACCGGACTCGTCTGTGACATCGGTACGGCCGAGGGCGAGCGCTCGGCCGTACCCCTGTTGGCCCTGCGCGCGGACATCGACGCCCTGCCCATCCCGGACACCAAGACCGACTGCCCGTACCGGTCGACCGTGCCCGACCGGGCGCATGCGTGCGGGCACGACGTGCATACGACCGTCGTGCTCGGGACGGGGCTCGTGCTCGCCGACCTGCACGCCAAGGGCCTGCTGCCCCGGCCGGTACGGCTGCTCTTCCAGCCCGCCGAGGAGGTGCTGCCCGGCGGTGCCCTGGACGCCATCGAGGACGGCGTGCTGAAGGGGGTCGGGCGGATCCTCGCCGTGCACTGCGACCCCCGCGTCGACGCGGGGAAGATCGGGCTGCGGCACGGGGCGATCACCAGCGCCTGCGACCGGCTGGAGGTCGCCCTGGACGGGCCTGGCGGGCACACCGCCCGGCCGCATCTGACCACCGACCTGGTGACCGCCGCCGCCCGCGTCGCCGTAGACGTGCCCGCGGTGATCGGCCGCCGGGTCGACGCCCGGGTCGGCCTCGTCCTCACCTGGGGCCGGATCGAGTCGGGCCACGCGCCGAACGTGATCCCGCAGCACGCCGAGCTGTCCGGGACCGTGCGCTGCCTGGACCTGGATGCCTGGCGGCAGGCCCCCGACATCGTGCACGCGGCCATCGACGAGGTCGCCACCCTGCACCGGGCCAAGTCCGAGATCACCTATGTGCGCGGGGTGCCGCCGGTGGTGAACGACAAGGAGTCCACCGAGCTGCTGCGCCGGGCGATGGCCGCGCGGCGCGGCCGGCGCTCCGTCGAGAGCACCGAGCAGAGCCTCGGCGGCGAGGACTACTCCTGGTATCTGGAGCAGGTGCCGGGCGCCATGGCCCGCCTTGGTGTACGGAGCCCCGGCGAGCGCACCGTGCGCGATCTCCACCAGGGTGATTTCGACGTCGACGAGCACGCGATCAAGGTCGGCGTGGAGATGTTCACGGCGGCGGCCTTCCTGGAGCCGAACGCCGTATAG